The Halosimplex litoreum genome has a window encoding:
- a CDS encoding TIGR00266 family protein, producing MEYELENRPSYAVASVELSPGEELTAEAGAMVSHTETIRMETGIGDSDEGFLESVKDSVLGDESLFRNRFTAEGGDGVVQIAATTPGDMTVRDLDGDSVYVQSGAYEAAGSGVELDTDVGSLDTLFGGEGLFLLKASGTGPLFLSSFGGIQEHEVDAGEVFTVDSGHVVAWDAAMEYNTERIGGMKETLFSDEGLVMRFTGPGTVLLQTRNYGEFVSDLAGRLPSGNSGGGVDVDAGGDI from the coding sequence ATGGAGTACGAACTCGAGAACCGGCCGTCGTACGCGGTCGCTTCGGTCGAGCTGTCCCCGGGCGAAGAACTCACTGCAGAGGCCGGCGCGATGGTCTCGCACACGGAGACGATCCGGATGGAGACGGGGATCGGCGACTCCGACGAAGGGTTCCTGGAGTCGGTCAAAGACTCCGTGCTCGGCGACGAGTCGCTGTTCCGGAACCGGTTCACCGCCGAGGGCGGCGACGGCGTCGTCCAGATCGCGGCGACGACGCCCGGAGACATGACCGTCCGGGACCTCGACGGCGACAGCGTCTACGTCCAGTCGGGGGCCTACGAGGCCGCCGGCTCTGGCGTCGAACTCGACACCGACGTGGGCAGTCTCGACACGCTGTTCGGCGGCGAGGGACTCTTCCTGCTGAAGGCCTCCGGGACCGGACCGCTCTTCCTGTCGAGTTTCGGCGGGATCCAGGAGCACGAAGTCGACGCCGGCGAGGTGTTCACCGTCGACTCGGGACACGTCGTCGCCTGGGACGCGGCGATGGAGTACAACACCGAGCGGATCGGTGGGATGAAGGAGACGCTGTTCAGCGACGAGGGGCTGGTCATGCGCTTTACCGGCCCCGGGACGGTGCTGTTGCAGACCCGCAACTACGGCGAGTTCGTCAGCGACCTCGCCGGGCGCCTCCCCTCCGGCAACTCCGGCGGCGGCGTCGACGTCGACGCCGGCGGCGACATCTGA
- the surE gene encoding 5'/3'-nucleotidase SurE, giving the protein MDEPSILLTNDDGIESAGLRALYDTLTDVGDVTVVAPAEDQSAVGRSLSHEVTVHDHELGHAIEGTPADCTVAGLGSLAPETDIVVAGCNQGANLGAYVLGRSGTVSAAVEATFFDVPAIAVSMYIPVREDTAFESTQVAPESYAEAARATEYLVERTRETGVFEEADYLNVNAPVAEWGPAEMAVTVPSEVYQMTATREEDGVHLHDRIWERMADGDIPDPEGSDRRAVVDGKVSVSPLTAPHTTERHDELDALVGTYDPTA; this is encoded by the coding sequence ATGGACGAGCCGTCGATCCTCCTGACGAACGACGACGGGATCGAGAGCGCCGGCCTCCGGGCGCTCTACGACACGCTGACCGACGTGGGCGACGTGACGGTCGTCGCCCCGGCCGAAGACCAGAGCGCGGTCGGGCGCTCGCTCTCACACGAGGTGACAGTTCACGACCACGAGCTCGGCCACGCCATCGAGGGCACGCCGGCCGACTGCACGGTCGCGGGGCTGGGGTCGCTGGCGCCCGAGACCGATATCGTCGTCGCGGGCTGCAACCAGGGCGCGAACCTCGGGGCGTACGTCCTCGGACGGTCGGGGACGGTCTCGGCGGCCGTCGAGGCGACGTTCTTCGACGTGCCCGCGATCGCGGTGTCGATGTACATCCCCGTCCGCGAGGACACGGCGTTCGAGTCGACCCAGGTGGCCCCCGAGAGCTACGCCGAAGCGGCGCGTGCGACGGAGTACCTCGTCGAGCGCACTCGCGAGACCGGCGTGTTCGAGGAGGCGGACTACCTGAACGTCAACGCGCCCGTCGCCGAGTGGGGACCGGCCGAGATGGCCGTCACCGTCCCCTCGGAGGTGTACCAGATGACCGCGACGCGCGAGGAAGACGGCGTCCACCTCCACGACCGCATCTGGGAGCGAATGGCCGACGGCGACATCCCAGACCCCGAGGGAAGCGACCGCCGCGCCGTCGTCGACGGGAAAGTGAGCGTCTCGCCGCTGACCGCGCCCCACACGACCGAACGCCACGACGAACTCGACGCACTCGTCGGGACGTACGACCCGACCGCGTAG
- a CDS encoding DUF7128 family protein encodes MVVTTERDEMTWYKCEDCGLLFDDQSDAHQHENNCDAEEPSYIQ; translated from the coding sequence ATGGTCGTGACTACCGAGCGCGACGAAATGACCTGGTACAAGTGCGAGGACTGCGGGTTGCTGTTCGACGACCAGTCAGACGCGCACCAGCACGAGAACAACTGCGACGCCGAAGAGCCGTCGTACATCCAGTAA
- a CDS encoding chorismate mutase: MSQDEPTTQYAEEMSLDELRDEIRAIDREIVEQIAQRTYVADTIARVKDEQGLPTTDEEQEQAVMDRAGENAEQFDVDSNLVKAIFRLLIELNKVEQRESR, from the coding sequence ATGAGCCAAGACGAACCCACGACACAGTACGCGGAGGAGATGAGCCTCGACGAACTGCGCGACGAGATCCGGGCGATCGACCGCGAGATCGTCGAACAGATCGCCCAGCGGACCTACGTCGCCGACACGATCGCTCGAGTCAAAGACGAACAGGGCCTCCCGACCACCGACGAGGAACAGGAGCAGGCCGTCATGGATCGGGCCGGCGAGAACGCCGAGCAGTTCGACGTCGACTCGAACCTCGTCAAAGCCATCTTCCGCCTGCTCATCGAGCTGAACAAGGTGGAGCAACGGGAGAGTCGCTGA
- a CDS encoding AAA family ATPase: MGSGDAIEVSVEGANKRDAGRGIARVPERVRAELGVLSGDPLVIQGERATVAKAWPESGDGAYIRIDADTRANAGVNIGDTVTVEQTSVREADSLTVRLAQTVGLDEAQQESAVRRALLDRPLREGEQVHIDGVGAFAVSGTDPAGAVRVTDETDITVLPPIDGTPTGSAAGGSVAGTGDVGSAGGTGAASGSAGAGTATGGATAESTPDESASRTGVSYEDIGGLDDELDQVREMIELPLSNPDLFTRLGISPPRGVLLHGPPGTGKTLIARAVANEVDAYFDVISGPEVVSKYKGESEERLREAFDDAEANAPAIIFVDEIDAIAGERDEDSDMENRVVAQLLTLLDGLEDRGQVIVIGATNRVDSIDPALRRGGRFDREIEIGVPDETGRREILDVHTRGMPLADDVDLDRVAGRTHGFVGADLHTLTTEAAMHALRRTRDEPEVTREDLEAALRTVEPSAMREYVAESPTVTFDDVGGLAEAKSTLEQAVEWPLEYGPLFTATNTDPPSGVLLYGPPGTGKTLLARAVAGESGVNFIRVAGPELMDRYVGESEKAVREVFDRARQTAPAIVFFDEIDGIAGGRMDGNEVTERVVSQLLTEMDSAAENPNLVVLAATNRRDMLDDALLRPGRLEQHVEVPDPDETGRRAILEVHTEGKPLGDDVDLDELASETEGLSGAQIESLVRAASMRAISEVAAGVDPEEANERADDVVVGRDDFEHAIERVARAD; the protein is encoded by the coding sequence ATGGGAAGCGGCGACGCCATCGAAGTCTCCGTCGAAGGAGCGAACAAGCGCGACGCCGGCCGCGGCATCGCGCGGGTCCCGGAGCGAGTCCGTGCCGAACTGGGCGTGTTGAGCGGCGACCCGCTCGTCATCCAAGGCGAGCGGGCGACCGTCGCGAAGGCCTGGCCCGAGAGCGGTGACGGCGCGTACATCCGTATCGACGCCGACACGCGCGCCAACGCCGGCGTGAACATCGGCGACACCGTCACCGTCGAACAGACTTCCGTCCGCGAGGCCGACAGCCTGACCGTCCGGCTGGCGCAGACGGTCGGGCTCGACGAAGCCCAGCAGGAGTCGGCGGTCCGGCGCGCACTGCTGGACCGCCCGCTCCGCGAGGGCGAACAGGTCCACATCGACGGCGTGGGCGCCTTCGCCGTTTCCGGGACCGACCCCGCCGGTGCGGTTCGGGTCACCGACGAAACCGACATCACCGTCCTGCCGCCGATCGACGGGACGCCGACCGGGAGTGCGGCCGGCGGATCCGTCGCCGGGACCGGCGACGTGGGATCCGCGGGCGGGACCGGCGCGGCGAGCGGGTCGGCCGGTGCCGGGACGGCAACGGGCGGCGCGACAGCGGAGTCGACGCCCGACGAATCGGCCTCGCGCACGGGCGTCTCCTACGAGGACATCGGCGGGCTGGACGACGAACTCGACCAGGTGCGGGAGATGATCGAACTCCCGCTATCGAACCCCGATCTGTTCACTCGTCTGGGTATCTCGCCGCCGCGAGGCGTGTTGCTACACGGTCCGCCCGGGACGGGGAAGACGCTCATCGCCCGCGCGGTGGCCAACGAGGTCGACGCCTACTTCGACGTGATCTCCGGGCCGGAGGTCGTCTCGAAGTACAAAGGCGAGAGCGAGGAGCGACTGCGCGAGGCGTTCGACGACGCCGAGGCGAACGCGCCGGCGATCATCTTCGTCGACGAGATCGACGCCATCGCTGGCGAGCGCGACGAGGACTCGGACATGGAGAACCGCGTCGTCGCGCAGTTGCTCACCCTGCTCGACGGGCTGGAGGACCGCGGACAGGTCATCGTCATCGGCGCGACGAACAGGGTCGACAGCATCGATCCGGCGCTTCGCCGCGGCGGTCGCTTCGACCGGGAGATCGAGATCGGCGTCCCCGACGAGACCGGTCGCCGGGAGATCCTCGACGTCCACACACGCGGGATGCCGTTGGCGGACGACGTTGACCTGGACCGCGTGGCCGGTCGGACCCACGGGTTCGTCGGTGCGGACCTGCACACGCTGACGACCGAGGCCGCCATGCACGCGTTGCGGCGGACCCGGGACGAACCGGAGGTCACCCGCGAGGACCTCGAAGCGGCGCTGCGAACGGTCGAACCCTCGGCGATGCGCGAGTACGTCGCCGAGTCGCCGACCGTCACCTTCGACGACGTGGGTGGGCTCGCGGAGGCCAAATCGACGCTCGAACAGGCCGTCGAGTGGCCCCTGGAGTACGGTCCGCTGTTCACCGCGACGAACACCGACCCGCCGTCCGGCGTCCTGCTATACGGCCCGCCCGGGACGGGAAAGACCCTCCTCGCGCGGGCGGTAGCGGGTGAGAGCGGCGTGAACTTCATCCGGGTCGCCGGCCCCGAACTCATGGACCGGTACGTCGGCGAGAGCGAGAAGGCCGTCAGGGAGGTCTTCGACCGCGCTCGTCAGACCGCGCCGGCGATCGTCTTCTTCGACGAGATCGACGGCATCGCTGGCGGCCGGATGGACGGCAACGAGGTGACCGAACGCGTCGTCTCCCAGTTGCTCACGGAGATGGACAGCGCCGCCGAGAACCCCAACCTCGTCGTCCTCGCGGCGACGAACCGCCGGGACATGCTCGACGACGCGCTGTTGCGACCCGGCCGGCTCGAACAGCACGTCGAAGTCCCCGATCCCGACGAGACGGGCCGGCGGGCGATCCTCGAAGTCCACACCGAGGGCAAACCCCTGGGCGACGACGTGGATCTGGACGAACTGGCGAGCGAGACCGAGGGACTCTCGGGCGCGCAGATCGAGTCGCTGGTCCGCGCGGCGTCGATGCGGGCCATCAGCGAGGTCGCCGCGGGCGTCGACCCCGAGGAGGCCAACGAGCGGGCCGACGACGTGGTGGTCGGTCGCGACGACTTCGAACACGCGATCGAGCGGGTCGCGCGGGCCGACTGA
- a CDS encoding HalX domain-containing protein: MTQDGNRIRSAESGGGGRRDRRGTGERRGRSDGRSVRRVETARSVDEGRRFVDPTTAVALVRYELSEAKRSAIADVLADRGGGVRVVLTTSRHEPVSDSVVDEDACLCEPIDRTALRRVVGRQLAMASYGRLLTEYYECTAWLASREVERRGDELEGDERYRRLESRRADLAAGIKTLQKRLSAEEVRSVLFDIAPPEYERTADECEPPTSGKYRPDGCGSCGRDWNVTPDGSPAGYRRLGAFVWECTDCGTLQDRSDPANQRIARRR, translated from the coding sequence GTGACACAGGATGGCAACCGCATCAGGAGCGCCGAGTCAGGTGGAGGCGGACGTAGAGACCGACGCGGGACGGGCGAACGACGGGGCCGGTCGGACGGTCGTAGTGTTCGACGGGTCGAGACCGCGCGGTCCGTCGACGAGGGTCGGCGGTTCGTCGATCCGACCACGGCCGTCGCGCTCGTGCGCTACGAGCTGTCCGAAGCCAAGCGCTCGGCCATCGCCGACGTGCTGGCCGACCGGGGCGGCGGCGTTCGGGTCGTCCTCACGACGAGTCGCCACGAACCGGTCAGCGACTCGGTCGTCGACGAGGACGCCTGCCTGTGCGAACCGATCGACAGGACGGCGCTCCGTCGAGTGGTCGGCCGACAGCTCGCGATGGCCTCCTACGGACGGCTGCTCACGGAGTATTACGAGTGTACGGCCTGGCTGGCCTCGCGGGAGGTCGAACGCCGCGGGGACGAACTGGAGGGTGACGAGCGATACCGTCGCCTGGAGTCGCGCCGGGCGGACCTGGCCGCGGGGATCAAGACCCTCCAGAAGCGCCTCTCGGCCGAGGAGGTGCGGTCGGTGCTGTTCGACATCGCACCGCCGGAGTACGAGCGTACCGCCGACGAGTGCGAACCGCCGACGAGCGGCAAGTACCGACCCGACGGCTGCGGGTCCTGCGGGCGCGACTGGAACGTCACCCCCGACGGCTCGCCCGCCGGCTACCGGCGACTGGGCGCGTTCGTCTGGGAGTGTACCGACTGCGGGACGCTGCAGGACCGCTCGGACCCCGCGAACCAGCGGATCGCCCGTCGTCGCTGA
- a CDS encoding shikimate kinase, which translates to MEGQAVAPAAGTVLNALANGKGSAFAIDEYTTATVELDPGADEVTGHVAEAADADTELIERCVAAVTDRFGAGEGGAVRTESEVPMASGLKSSSAAANATVLATLDALDAADEIDREDACRIGVQAARDAGVTVTGAFDDASASMLGGVTVTDNAEDELLAREERDWAVLVWTPPERSFSADADVESCRRVTPMADLVADLALEGEFGRAMTVNGLAFCAALDFPTDPVVEAMPVVHGVSLSGTGPSFTAVGDREELEALRDRWSDREGRTWLTTTQTEGTRIQ; encoded by the coding sequence ATGGAAGGACAGGCAGTCGCCCCCGCGGCGGGGACGGTGCTGAACGCCCTCGCGAACGGCAAGGGGTCGGCCTTCGCTATCGACGAGTACACCACCGCGACGGTCGAACTCGACCCCGGCGCCGACGAGGTGACCGGCCATGTCGCCGAGGCCGCGGACGCCGACACGGAGCTGATCGAGCGTTGTGTCGCCGCGGTCACCGACCGCTTCGGGGCGGGCGAGGGCGGAGCGGTCCGAACCGAGAGCGAGGTCCCGATGGCGTCGGGGCTGAAGAGTTCCAGCGCGGCCGCCAACGCGACCGTGCTGGCGACCCTGGACGCGCTGGACGCCGCCGACGAGATCGACCGCGAGGACGCCTGCCGCATCGGCGTGCAAGCCGCTCGCGACGCGGGCGTCACGGTGACGGGCGCGTTCGACGACGCGAGCGCGAGCATGCTCGGCGGCGTCACCGTCACCGACAACGCCGAGGACGAACTGCTCGCCCGCGAGGAGCGCGACTGGGCAGTCCTCGTGTGGACGCCGCCGGAGCGCTCGTTCTCCGCGGACGCCGACGTCGAGAGTTGCCGGCGGGTCACCCCGATGGCCGACCTGGTGGCCGATCTGGCTCTCGAGGGCGAGTTCGGTCGCGCGATGACGGTCAACGGGTTGGCCTTCTGCGCCGCGCTCGACTTTCCGACGGATCCGGTCGTCGAGGCGATGCCGGTCGTCCACGGGGTCTCGCTGTCGGGGACCGGACCCAGTTTCACCGCCGTCGGCGACCGTGAGGAGCTGGAAGCGCTGCGCGACCGCTGGAGCGACCGCGAGGGACGCACCTGGCTGACGACGACACAGACGGAAGGGACACGCATCCAATGA
- a CDS encoding DUF5796 family protein, whose translation MSARNDVPPDTLGVELTEDGIAVEYVDGREVFYRGVPTAVEDSVRAAPGKDVHVLVTDASETQGIMLYVNDLNTHDDILETTGVGRVMVDDGDEEPLFQGVRARSEAHRVEVEADLSVVDGRVFVFVEDEMGEQSFEIVENA comes from the coding sequence ATGAGCGCGCGCAACGACGTGCCGCCGGACACGCTGGGGGTCGAACTCACCGAGGACGGGATCGCCGTCGAGTACGTCGACGGCCGGGAGGTCTTCTACCGCGGCGTCCCGACGGCCGTCGAGGACAGCGTCCGCGCCGCCCCCGGCAAGGACGTCCACGTCCTGGTCACCGACGCCTCGGAGACCCAGGGCATCATGCTGTACGTCAACGACCTGAACACCCACGACGACATCCTGGAGACCACCGGCGTGGGGCGCGTGATGGTCGACGACGGCGACGAGGAGCCGCTGTTCCAGGGCGTCCGGGCGCGCTCGGAGGCCCACCGCGTCGAAGTCGAAGCCGACCTGTCGGTCGTCGACGGCCGAGTGTTCGTCTTCGTCGAGGACGAAATGGGCGAGCAGAGTTTCGAAATCGTCGAGAACGCGTAA
- a CDS encoding aminoglycoside N(3)-acetyltransferase, which yields MGERDAVDRVDEPATVSTLVEDLRDVGVERGETLLVHSSLSALGWVAGDAQAVVDALQEAVTDSGTLVMPAHTGQYTDPSAWSNPPIPDDWIETIRAERPPFRPETTPTRGMGAIAECFRGYPATVRSRHPTVSFAAWGAEAEAVVADHAYDEGLGEESPLAAVYDRGGKVLLLGTGHDTNTSIHLAEYRAEFPKSRTTDDAPVLVDDRRVRVEYGDIETDTSDFAALGADFEDDRPWAVDRASVGAAEARLIDQPALVDFAVEWFESNRCVASE from the coding sequence ATGGGAGAACGGGACGCCGTCGACCGGGTAGACGAACCGGCTACGGTCTCGACACTCGTCGAGGATCTCCGCGACGTGGGCGTAGAGCGGGGTGAAACGCTGCTCGTCCACTCGTCGCTCTCGGCGCTCGGTTGGGTGGCCGGCGACGCCCAGGCCGTCGTCGACGCGCTGCAGGAGGCCGTGACCGACTCGGGCACGCTCGTGATGCCCGCTCACACCGGCCAGTACACCGACCCGTCGGCCTGGTCGAACCCGCCGATCCCCGACGACTGGATCGAGACGATCCGCGCCGAGCGGCCGCCCTTTCGCCCCGAGACCACGCCCACTCGCGGGATGGGGGCGATCGCGGAGTGCTTCCGCGGGTATCCCGCCACCGTCAGGAGTCGCCACCCGACCGTCTCGTTCGCCGCCTGGGGCGCGGAGGCCGAAGCCGTCGTCGCCGACCACGCCTACGACGAGGGGCTCGGCGAGGAGTCGCCGCTGGCCGCAGTCTACGACCGCGGCGGGAAGGTGTTACTGCTCGGCACCGGCCACGATACCAACACCTCGATCCACCTCGCCGAGTACCGCGCGGAGTTCCCGAAGTCGCGTACGACCGACGACGCTCCGGTGCTGGTCGACGACCGACGGGTCCGCGTGGAGTACGGCGACATCGAGACCGACACGTCCGACTTCGCAGCTCTGGGGGCCGACTTCGAGGACGACCGTCCGTGGGCCGTCGACCGCGCGAGCGTCGGCGCGGCCGAGGCGCGACTGATCGACCAGCCGGCGCTGGTCGACTTCGCAGTCGAGTGGTTCGAATCCAACCGGTGCGTCGCCTCCGAGTGA
- a CDS encoding aldehyde dehydrogenase family protein yields MSRDQSEPFEHYVDGEWTTGSSGETFESANPATGETLGEFHRATPADVERAVTAAEEAFEEWRGLSYIDRAEVLWEVYHELRDRTDELGEIVTRECGKEISEGRADVVEAAHMVEWAAGNARHPHGDVVPSEIAAKDAYMRRKPKGVVGCITPWNFPVAIPFWHVAVALVEGNTVVWKPAEQTPYCGQIISEMMIDAGVPPGVFNVVQGFGDAGNAIVEDERVSTVLFTGSAEVGHKIDEKLGGVAGRDAALEMGGKNAIVVTEAADLDIAIHSAVMSSFKTTGQRCVSSERLIVHTDVYDEFKERFVDLAEDVAVGDPLEEDTFMGPVVDESQVEKFGKYNDLAREEGATVLVDREELDPAEIPEGHEGGHWVGPFVYEVDYDPDLRCIHEEVFGPHVALIEYDGDVERAVEIHNDTEYGLAGAVISEDYRQLNYYRDRAEVGLAYGNLPSIGAEVQLPFGGVKKSGKGAPSAREVIEAVTERTAWTLNNSKEIEMAQGLSADISTDED; encoded by the coding sequence ATGAGTCGGGATCAATCGGAGCCTTTCGAGCACTACGTCGACGGGGAGTGGACGACCGGATCGAGCGGGGAGACCTTCGAGAGCGCGAATCCGGCGACGGGGGAGACGCTGGGGGAGTTCCACCGGGCGACCCCGGCGGACGTAGAGCGGGCGGTCACCGCCGCCGAAGAGGCCTTCGAGGAGTGGCGCGGGCTGTCGTACATCGACCGCGCCGAGGTACTCTGGGAGGTGTACCACGAACTCCGCGACCGCACCGACGAACTCGGCGAGATCGTTACCCGGGAGTGCGGCAAGGAGATCAGCGAGGGCCGGGCAGACGTAGTCGAGGCCGCCCACATGGTCGAGTGGGCCGCCGGCAACGCCCGCCACCCCCACGGCGACGTGGTTCCCTCCGAGATCGCCGCCAAGGACGCTTACATGCGCCGCAAACCGAAGGGCGTCGTCGGCTGTATCACCCCCTGGAACTTCCCGGTCGCCATCCCCTTCTGGCACGTGGCCGTCGCGCTCGTCGAGGGCAACACCGTCGTCTGGAAGCCCGCCGAGCAGACCCCCTACTGCGGCCAGATCATCTCGGAGATGATGATCGACGCGGGCGTCCCGCCGGGCGTGTTCAACGTCGTCCAGGGCTTCGGCGACGCCGGCAACGCCATCGTCGAAGACGAGCGCGTCTCGACGGTCCTCTTCACGGGCTCGGCCGAAGTCGGCCACAAGATCGACGAGAAACTCGGTGGCGTCGCCGGCCGCGACGCCGCCCTGGAGATGGGCGGCAAGAACGCCATCGTCGTCACGGAGGCGGCCGACCTCGACATCGCCATCCACTCGGCGGTGATGTCCTCGTTCAAGACCACGGGCCAGCGCTGCGTCTCCAGCGAGCGACTCATCGTCCACACCGACGTGTACGACGAGTTCAAAGAGCGGTTCGTCGACCTGGCCGAAGACGTGGCCGTGGGCGACCCGCTTGAGGAGGACACCTTCATGGGCCCGGTCGTCGACGAGAGCCAGGTCGAGAAGTTCGGCAAGTACAACGACCTCGCTCGCGAGGAGGGCGCGACCGTCCTCGTCGACCGCGAGGAACTGGACCCGGCGGAGATCCCCGAGGGCCACGAAGGCGGCCACTGGGTCGGCCCGTTCGTCTACGAGGTCGACTACGACCCGGATCTCCGGTGTATCCACGAGGAGGTCTTCGGTCCCCACGTCGCCCTGATCGAGTACGACGGCGACGTCGAACGGGCCGTCGAGATCCACAACGATACCGAGTACGGTCTCGCCGGGGCCGTCATCTCGGAGGACTACCGCCAGCTCAACTACTACCGCGACCGCGCCGAGGTCGGCCTCGCCTACGGCAACCTCCCCTCCATCGGCGCCGAGGTGCAACTGCCGTTCGGCGGCGTGAAGAAATCGGGCAAGGGCGCCCCCAGCGCCCGCGAGGTAATCGAGGCCGTCACCGAGCGCACCGCCTGGACGCTCAACAACTCGAAGGAGATCGAGATGGCACAGGGGCTCTCGGCGGACATCTCGACCGACGAGGACTGA
- a CDS encoding SdpI family protein → MNTTQRFGVAAALVAVSALASVLAAPSLPDTLVTHWNAAGEPDGTMAKTTALALLPALSAVFVALFAVLPRLDPLGENVADFRASYDWFVVLFAAFMTLVHGGVVAFNLGYEFDFTLLILAAVAGLFYYIGILLTHAEQNWFVGIRTPWTLSSETVWQRTHALGGRLFKLTAVVSLVGLAFGDYAVYFLLVPALTTAAVTVAYSYYLYERLDDAGDAAPPGA, encoded by the coding sequence ATGAACACGACCCAACGCTTCGGAGTCGCGGCCGCGCTCGTCGCGGTCTCGGCGCTCGCGAGTGTCCTCGCCGCGCCGTCACTCCCGGACACGCTGGTCACTCACTGGAACGCGGCCGGGGAGCCGGACGGGACGATGGCGAAGACGACGGCACTAGCGCTGCTGCCGGCGCTTTCAGCCGTCTTCGTCGCGTTGTTCGCGGTCCTCCCCAGGCTCGACCCGCTCGGGGAGAACGTCGCCGACTTCCGCGCGTCCTACGACTGGTTCGTCGTGCTGTTCGCGGCGTTCATGACTCTCGTCCACGGGGGCGTGGTCGCGTTCAACCTCGGCTACGAGTTCGACTTCACGCTGCTGATCCTCGCCGCCGTGGCCGGCCTCTTCTACTACATCGGCATCCTCCTGACCCACGCCGAGCAGAACTGGTTCGTCGGTATCCGCACGCCCTGGACGCTCAGTAGCGAGACGGTGTGGCAGCGCACGCACGCGCTGGGCGGACGCCTGTTCAAGCTGACCGCGGTCGTCTCGCTCGTCGGGCTCGCCTTCGGCGACTACGCCGTCTACTTCCTCCTCGTACCGGCGCTGACGACCGCCGCCGTCACGGTCGCCTACTCGTACTATCTCTACGAACGGCTCGACGACGCCGGAGACGCGGCGCCGCCAGGCGCCTGA
- a CDS encoding carbonic anhydrase, translated as MNTTVVELLEGNARHARAFADRFDDVQDAQRPDAVTVCCSDSRVLQDEMWGNDEPGRVFTAGNIGNRVVQRTDEGEAVSGDVLYPLAHTGTDTAVVVGHTGCGAVTATYGKLTDGLSEPAGIDHCLDLLAPSIEPGLAALPDGLDDEAAVNHLVEYNVDRQVAFLLESDEVPDGVDVVGGVYDFQDVYDGGRGEVHVINVDGERRVDALRDAHPEVDGRIDRLWEY; from the coding sequence ATGAACACGACGGTCGTCGAGCTGCTCGAGGGGAACGCGCGCCACGCGAGGGCGTTCGCGGACCGCTTCGACGACGTGCAAGACGCACAGCGCCCCGACGCCGTCACCGTCTGTTGCTCCGACTCGCGCGTGCTGCAAGACGAGATGTGGGGCAACGACGAGCCCGGCCGCGTGTTCACCGCGGGTAACATCGGCAACCGCGTGGTCCAGCGGACCGACGAGGGCGAGGCCGTCTCGGGCGACGTGCTCTACCCTCTCGCTCACACCGGTACCGACACGGCGGTCGTCGTCGGCCACACCGGCTGTGGCGCCGTCACGGCCACCTACGGGAAGCTGACCGACGGCCTCTCGGAACCGGCTGGGATCGACCACTGTCTCGACCTGCTGGCCCCCTCTATCGAGCCCGGTCTGGCGGCGCTGCCCGACGGCCTCGACGACGAAGCGGCCGTCAACCACCTCGTCGAGTACAACGTCGACCGCCAGGTCGCGTTCCTCCTTGAGAGCGACGAGGTACCCGACGGCGTCGACGTGGTCGGCGGCGTCTACGACTTTCAGGACGTCTACGATGGCGGCCGCGGCGAAGTACACGTGATCAACGTCGACGGCGAGCGACGTGTCGACGCGCTGCGGGACGCCCACCCGGAAGTGGACGGCCGGATCGACCGGCTCTGGGAGTACTGA